CTTCTTATTGCACTGTGTTACAGCTGACGTCTGTCTGTGAGTATTTGTTCCATCATCTTCCCAAAATCACTGCTCACACCTTGTGTTTCCCTCGCAGGGATATTTTACATGTGTGCCTATCGGATGCACGAGTGTCGGAGAGTGACCGGACCTCGTTAAAAGTGTGGCAGCGACGACAGAGACGGAAAATACAGGGAATAAAGCATCGAAAGACAATATCGCCATTTTTCTCTTAAGTCTTCATAACCCGGCCCCCAAAATGTGTGCCCTGCAGTGGAATGGTGACAGCCCAATCTATTGGCCACCGAGTAATTTGGATACTGTAGCAACCATATGACGTAACTAAGGTGTCCTCTGTAAAAATGGGGTTAGGATAACATAATATTTACACGTTCATATTTTGAAGTCTTCTGCTGTGTAAACACCCCGTTTAGCTTATGCTATGAAGTCCGGACATAAACACTTTACCAGTTTCAACCATCACGGCGTGACATGAGAGTTCTCACCATCTAAACACCTCCGACTCAGTTATTTAATAAAGTGCattttgtgcatttttgtgctaaacCGCCTCTGAagagttatttatttaaatatgtagtGCAGAGTACACACTATTAATGTatcctgtagcaaccaatcaggttagaCTTGTCATTTTTCTAGCACAGGATTGATTATTAGTTAAAAACTGAAAGCAAATGTTattggttgctaggggttacagcatctttgtgtacattgcacCAGGTTATCAAACAAGCCCCTTTCAAGAGGCTGCTGGGTATTTATTTGCCGTTAAAGAGTTTTGCATCGTTGAGTAACTGCAAATCTGCACTAATCACactagcagctgtccattaagcctatttaaggcacatttgggtgtggcttacaagccagcccttgctagatgtaaacccctatacctgggaggtgagtgcatctgattttaactgtattttaatggtgtttaaaacatataggtcagtgtaggacctgcatataatgaggtgcccttggcgttgggatgcaggcttaagtcttttgatcaaaatatgaactaatacctcatgttttcattttgctagatacacacagatatgcagtttaaaggataagcactgacaactgtttttttttttgttttgttttttgtttttttagtaaatAAGTCTGAGTGCATTGACATCTTTATGATAAATGTGCATCTACTGAGCTGACGATTTTCCTAGAAAGGGCAAATGAAAGAAAGAGCCAATTACCCAGAAAAAGAAAATAGGTGaacaaatattgtcttatataaatGGGTTGTCCAATTATAGATGAATTTAATGGGTGGGTTTGTACAAGCCTTCCTGAAGCTTTTATTAACTATATTATCTCTTTTACCCCTTGGATACAATGTAGCTCAGCTCTGCCTTGTACACGGAGTAAAACAGTATCCACAGGACAGTTCTGTGATTTACCCAAAGGCAACTTAAATAAGCATCTCTGTCTGGATGATATAGAAGCTTTGATGAAATACACAAACAGAACCCAGAAACATTAAGCTAAATATATTGTCAAAGTTGCAGGAATACCTCTACAGACCAAGAAATTAATGTTGTCAGATGGCGGACAATTACTTTATGTAATTTTTCATGTATAAACATTATATAATGTGTAAGTGTCGCTTTCAATGTTCTTTCTCTGCTACACGACCATTACAGGGGCCTATTATTAGCAATATCACTTTTTGGTGAGTTAGGGTACTGTGCAGAAGTAATCATCATGGAGTACTGGGCAACAGTGATCATCATGGGGTACTGTACAGTAGTAATCATCATGGGGTATAGTACAGCTGTAATCATGGAGTACTGTGCAGCAGTAATCATAATGGAGTACTGTGCAGCAGTAATCAGCATGGAGTACAGTACAGCTGTAATCATGGTGTACTGTGCAGCAGTGATCATCATATAGTACTGTGCAGCTGTAATCATCATGGGGTACAGTACAGCTGTAATCATCATGGGGTACAGTACAGCTGTAATCATCATGGGGTACAGTACAGCTGTTATCATCTTGGGGTACTGTGCAGCAATAATCATCATGGAGTACTGGGCAGCAGTAATCATCCAGGGGTTACTATGCAGCAGTAATCATCGTGGGGTTAGTGTGCAGCAGTAATCATCATGGTGTACTGTGCGGCAGTAGTCATCGTGGGGTTAGTGTGCAGCAGTAATCATCATGGTGTACTGTGTGGCAGTAATCATCGTGGGTTACTGTGCACAAAGGTAGTCAACATGGAGTACTGTGCAGCAATATTTATCATAGGATTCTGTGCAGCAGTAATCATCATGGCGTTATCTGCAGCAGTAATCATCATGGAGTACTGTGCAGCATCTTAGTAGTATTGGACATCACGGAATTAGAATTTTAACTCCCTTTTGACGTTTCTGAAAACTGGTGAAAAGAAAACAATGTAGTGCAGCCAATGTGATGTCTGCTTTCATTGTCTGCACTGCAGTGAAAAAATGATAGAATCATATTTGTTCCTACTGTTTACAGTACCTGTGCGCCTGTATTTATAAATGTCTCAGTTTGTCCTGATTAAATCATACTTTTCCCTTATTAGAAGACATATAATATGTATCtggcatatctcccaacattgtgGGAGAAAATCATTGGGGCAAAAATTGCCTACACTCTAGATGTAACCACCCACCGTAGATTAATCTAAACACCTCCCTCAGTAATGCTATGCCATGTCTAAGTGAATACCTGTCACGTGTGAGGAACATTTACTATAATGTGGCAGGCGTTAGAGAGCAACTTGACCATGGGGATAGTGCATAAAAGGAGTTTGCAACAGAACGATACAAATgcactgtttatttatttattgaacgcCAGTATAATAAAGATCACATTCTGCACACTTGATATGATTTTGCTCTTGCGTCCAGAGGCAGAAGTAAGTAAGTAAATATGGTGCAGTATTTTGGTTTTAATGTGTCATGTTCTTGcttggtttttatttatttttgtctcttTATTAATTATTTGGATTCCTGACACGTAAAGTAAACACAGGCGTAGGATACAACAATCAGgatgtttttattaaagaaaCAACAACAGATCTTTAACAACAATATACAGAACATCATTGAGACATTTTAAACCCCTTTACATCCAGAGGTGTTTCGCCCATACATGACCAGAAGCTTGTTGCATGCTTATAACATGCGTCGATAACACAGGAAAAAATTGTTCTAGAAATTAGTCTATCCGAGTGGATCTTTTCTTTAGGTCATATAACGCTTttgttttggtagcatattggaaaaaatatatttgcattttaattggATGATATAGGGAAAAAGCAATAGAATTaggaaacaaaatgtatttaaccATGATTCTGCCTTTTATTGCTTTCATGTAGTTAGTGCAGCCTTACAAATATGGAGAATTACAAATGCACACCTGAAATGTTTATAGGCATACCGGTAGTATGTACATTAGGAAATGTTTGGGCTATTTACACGGCCACAGTAACGTTTTggatatgtatttattatattctacTTCGTTTTGtactttctaaatattttttgccCTCATTAGGGGACCCACAgttagcatttttttttgttactaaatAAGCATGAGGTAACACACAGAGACATAAGATTGCACGTCATTGCTCTAACACTAGGAGCAGTGTGCATTAGCTTATCTTACTACAAGAGGGTTTCCCTCATGCAAGGGAACCCCAGTGATGATGTCATAGGACATCTGCATGAGACAAGAGAGCTGCAGGTACACAGTGTTCTATTTTAGAACCTTGTGTATTTCTCATCTAAAGGCCAGGAACTCCGTCTAAGGGTTCTCAGCCAATGCATGTTAGCCGAAGAATCACACTGGGTACCAAAAGCAGGAGATTGTATATACACGTTTAAAGGAAGACAATAAGGTAAGGCCATAGTAAGATAGGAAAACCCTTTTAAAGACAATATACCTAAATATACCAACTGATTCAGAACAGAGTATTTGTGTTTTTGTAACATAAGTGTGTGCGTTCCTTATTGTAGCTAGCCTAGCACAAGTATCGCCTGTCCTttgtactgtttttttattttaattaggaaatTTTTATTGGTGCGAACCTTGTTGGTCTAATAGGATAAGAGTTCTCTTCCCTTTATAGATGAGTTTATAAGCTTATGTGATCCATTGTACTGTTACCTTTATCATCTTGGGACGACATAGCAGAATAATGCTCCAACTATAGAGCACCCAGTTTCAAATATGTTCTAACACACGCTGGTGAAATGATTACAAAGTATTCTATTAACATTAAATATAGAGGTTATATATAATTTGCAATTTAGCATTAGATTTCTTTTAAGACACAATAATGCTGCTGGGCGGAGGGTCGGCCATGTAGCTTGGTGGGGGATCTGCCATGTAGGCCGGAGGAGGCTGAATATTGTCACCCTCCGGTTTTACTTCTGGTGTTGGTGAGTCTTGGTCAGGTTCTATTTTTGCATGATAAAAGCTCAGGCCAACTGTGAAGACAAAGGGGTTCGGTTAAAGGAATATTCAGCTCTGTAAGAAAACGTGTTAAAGACATTCCTGGAAGGTAATCAAGGATTGGGAATAAGAATGTTAGATGATAGAGGCTTGTTAGACGCTAGGACTTGTAGATCCAAAACAGCTGACGTGCCAAGCGTATGGCATGTGTACCAGTGTCCCAATTTTGGCagaacagtcccaatttgaggggatTGCGGCACCATTCTGGGCACGTATCATAGGCTGGGGCCTGTGGTGAAGGCAGGAACTCAAGGGGGTTTTTAAGGGGAGGAGATTGGGAGCAGCCAAGGGCTAGGCACGCCCCTTAGGGGTCTGGCTGCGCTTAGTATGATGTGGATAGTCCCCTGTCATTATCCGGCAATGTCCCTCTATTGAAGGAGGCGTGTCAGTGTCCCACTTTAGTAATTTTAAATGCTGGGGGGAATGGTTTTGCAGGCAAAATTCAGCCTATCAATGTACTACAACCCAGGGACTTGTACTTGAGACACAAAGTCTTAATTCTCATGACTGTTGGTCCAGCCTACAAAAGTACTGTCTCCACTTTAGGCGATGGATAGACTTAATTTGGTTTACAGTCAGGAAAGATTTCCTTTCTCATTTGGAACAATTGAGACCAGGAGAATAGAGTTTCGGGCGAATCCTCTTGCACCCTGGGGAGAATAAACTACCCCCATCCCGCCTCTCCTCTTGTAAAGTGGGCGGGACGAGGCCCCAGATGACGCGTTTCGCATCATCAGGCCTAGCTGGGCTGTCCATGCATTGACGTGTCCCCCGCACTTTGCCTTTGGTACTCTACTTCAGGATCTTCTGCAGGAGAGGGCCAGAAAGCAGGTAAGTCTGTAAGTATTGATTTTACCTGTCAGATGATATGTAGGTAGAGTGTGTAGAAAGTGTTCTGATACAGTGTGAAcatataaagaagtggaagttgctctatcaatttataggctatagcaggtgcttgaaagggtggggttatcctgaaaggaacaaacacacagagagatcccccagcacactgctatagccagcaacagacctgccatttctactgtagataaaaatgcaaaagtcttagttgcacacatttgcaaatgtatgttaaagccggaagccacaatgagagtcccctatatttgggccatacatatgtgtttttaaattgaggtacctctttggtaagttagctctcaatttaaaaacgcatatgtatggcccaaatatatgggactctctttgtttagagttaggaccaccctattagcaaatgcGCCATGGCGTGGCGGgcggctttaacatacatttgcaaatgtgtgcaactaagacttttgcatttttatctgcaGTAGAAATGgaagatctgttgctggctatagcagtgtgctgggggatctctctgtgtgtttgttcctttctggaaaaccccaccctttcaagcaccttgtatgagcctataaattgattgagcaacttccacttctttatttttctgagaggcatgttggtgtcagtagctgagggggagtgctgacattggattgctatttggaggcttctggggtacctctttggtaagttagcttgcaatttaaaaacacaaatgtttggcccaaatatatggtactctcattgtttagagttaggaccaccctattagcaaaagcgccatggagtGGCGGGCGGCTttaacacacatttgcaaatgtgtgcaactaagacttttgcatttttatctacagtagaaatggcagatctgctgctggctatagcagtgggTTGGGGGATCCCACAGTGTGAACATACCCTAAAATAAAAGTCCTATTTAGCCTTTTAAAATACTTACAAGCAACACACATCAACACTGCGGCGACCCAACCTAAGACAAGGCCATATGCGATGCTTTCAAAAAGAAGGCAGAAGTAAATAGTTGCAGATATCATTCCACCCAATTCCACAATAACTAAAAGAAAGGGAACACAATTAACATGCTAAATTATTCCAATTACTGCGTCCCTCCCCCAGATTCAATACGATTGATTTATTGGCATTGTGAAAACAGCATAATTGTGTTGTAACCTATAGAGACTAATTACTATTCCTTAAAATAACTACCGCCCTGGAACTTCTGGGGAATGAACTGAAACATTGTTATCATACTTAACATTTTTATCAATGAGTATTTGTCCGGTAGTCcttaaaaatgtaactttttagtacaccaagaaaaaaaactttaatacagTGTATGATTAACAACACAGATATCATTCTTGAGAAAAGAAGACAGTACAACCCTTACAGTATAAATTGCTACTCTTCATAACTTGCAAATAGATAGGGGTAATTTGACTGTTGCCCCAGTCCCACTAATTTATTAAATCGGCACTGTATAAAAATTCGCCCCTCCCTCTGTCTTATCCTTTCTACTATACTGCATTAAGCATTATTTAAATCAGCTGTTTTGGACTGTCCTGCGGGCTGAAGATCATGTGACCATTCAGAGATTCTGGGTTGGGTTTCTCAGGTACACAGCGAGCATGCACCTGCCAATACATGGGATATTTACTCTCACGAAAGCTGCCCCACCAGTTTGCTAACTTTCTCCTACCCTAAAAGAAACCCCAGGGATCGCTAATCCACCATATAACTCCCACTTTCCAatcaagccccacccacttccctGTAAGCCACTCCCCTTACAGGGTCTgtgaatcaggactgtcccgatACACTCCGAGCAATTGAGAGGTATGACTCTCCATGAATTACATTTGGCTGCTGTTTGTTGATGAGGTCATACACAGATATGATCATCAAGTGGCTCCTTCAAAAGTCACTGTCGGGAGCACTGCTAAGTCTCAAATGTAAGTTAATGTTTGGCGCAGTAAGTCTCAAATGTAagttaatgtaatgtaatttaagGCATGGTGtttcaaatgataaaaaaaatcttatccaGAATAACCTAAATCTGAAAAGCATTCTGGCCCCTCCCACTTCAAAATTGCCTACACAAAATTGCCTACACATCACAACCCCCTGCAAACTTGCCTACACACATTGACTGGGATGAAATTCTCTCTGttacttttaatattctaattctctGATTGGTTATTGGTCCTTGGTCCtcctggccacacccacttcattTTCTGTACAAAAGCGAACTGGCCTTGAAGAATGATTACAGTAAATGCTCCGACCCCCatcaaaataagtaaaaataacccATATTTATGAAGAAAGTGTATTTTTCTCATAAGGACACAAAACATGAAAACCATTATTTGAAAAATCCAAATGTGACAATGGAAAGGAAAATCTCTCATTTGATACTTACCTAAAAATATGGTGCATTTTGCTATGGCCATTTTTATATTTGAAACGTCATACCACCATGCCACTATTACCCCGATGCAGGTGAGGAGAGCCACGATAAAGGAGCACGTGAGTAAAACCTTGGCATGTACTGAAAAtgagaaagaaagatagaggtTAAAGCACCAAACACACTTTATAAAAACATAATCTCCTCTTTGTTTGGGGCAGCTAATTCTTGCTGCAGAATCCCTCTGTAATCAGCATGGGTATGctagcacttgtagtactacaagctccagcatacaCAAACACTTGCAGACAGACCACGCTGGCATCAGTAGTGCACCATGTCAGAATCcttttatatcattttatttttattatcaattCACACCCACAATTTCGGAACAGCTATCAAGTTATTATATAACTGGGCATGACTAGTACTGTGAATTTTATTTGGCATTACTGTGACAGTCATTGCACCTCAGGGGAGTGGCCAAAAGACACGATTGGCTGTGCCCCACCTCCCCCCACAGTCGCAGTACACATCTATTATTAGCAACGACGGTGACATTTTCAAAGCTGCTCTGCAAAATAATTGCTACGTTTTACATTTGGCCATGAAATTTCACATGTTTCACAAGGGAGGACGGGGGTTTAGCCTCTAGCGTTTCAACTCATTTGCtactaataaagttttattttctatacattttCATGCCCTGTCTCGCGGGAAAGGCAGTTTTAATTTTGGAAGAATTTTGTGTTGTTCTTACCCTCTAATTATCCTGTTTTTGGCATAATCAAAGTAGGCAAAGGTTTAAGCAGTCCGGAGCCTGGCCAAAATACGTCGGTATACGTTTTTTTAATGGGTACATAAGTTATTATATCACGGTTTTAAAACTTAAGTTAGGTAAGTTCCAAGGTCGTCAAAACGGTTGCCTGATCCTGTTGCCTGGGAATTTCTAAAGAGGTCTCAGCCGCAACGATCGTGAGAGAGTAGATACGTTTGGAATGCTATTTCAAAATGAACCATCGTTTGCTTATATAGTTCCCCCGAGAATAGGAGTGGAGGTAGCCAATTTGTGGACTGTTCCACTGTAGCCTccaagccaccccccccccccccaactaggATATAGTTTTTCACTTACTGATGTCAGCGTGGGAAATACAAACTTCTGAGGTGCAAAATTTCCATAATCCAGCAAACTCTATTCTACGAAATCCATTAGCCCAGTGATTAGTCGATATGGCGATGAGCAGGAAGAGCGTGCTAACATTTATCGATGCCGCCACGGCCGCTCTCAACCTAATGGACCGACTGGAGCTGAAAAGCAAAGacaatatgatttattttaaggGCAGCAAACATCCACGCAACTTTATTAATCATAGACACTCAAAAATCAGACACCATATCACTTAAAAAGAAGATACCTTTCCCACAAAAACATAACCTGGAGGTTAGAATAATATCGCACCTATACTagaccccatacttgccaactctccctgaatgtcagggagacttcctgaaataggggtgaactcatgaccccagtgctgtgaggcagaagtactaaccactgagccaccgtgctggccataataataaataaagggtTTTTCTTCCACCTCTCTACCCATCCACTACTGATTTAGTGAGGGGTCCCTCCCTTTGGATGAGGATCTGCCTATCCATTCAGCAGTCAGCGGGCCCCTTCCTTCTCCGCTGCTTAGAGATTTCCTTTACTAAAGCTTAACAGCAGAGGGCGCACTGATTGTAGGTAACGAGGAACCTCAGGCAGGAACCTCTACTGAAGTGCTATTGTTGAAAGTGAAtatgttcttttttaaaaaaatgattaaacgGCGTTACTTGACTGCCGAACTGCACGGGCCGCTTGAATTACGAACTCTGAACCAATAAATTTGCAGAGAATACTGCTGGATTAAAAGTACTGTGCCGTAGATAAAACCGGTCCTGCCCAATTAAAAGTTGAACCCCTCTTTTGGAAATTACTCTTAAAAGAAGCTAAATTGTCATCTCCCTCTAACATCCTTAGCTGACATCATTTCCCCAAGTGTGGCGTTAGGTGACCCTGGCTTCAAGACGGTCAGTTATGTATGTTACATGTGACTGCCAAATAGATGGGATTTTGGTTTTTCCTGGACTTGGGCAGACGCTGAATTACCCCCTTTGTGCTATGTGGTAGCGTTTACACCTGAAACATTTTATAATCTCCCTCTCTCAATGGGAATCTTTTTAACATAAGTTACTTGTATACATAACATTACTGCAtacaaaaaatgctttattcaaataaaatgacttccgcaaaaacattaattcatgcactcatcatctcccgcatcgactactgtaattccctccttactggtcttcccaaagtcagacttgaacccctacaatctattctgcacgcagcggctagattgattttccttgcaaaccattattCCTCTTCTGAGCCACTctctgtctctacattggctgcctgtatttcaacgaatccaacataaaattattctgctaacatacaaggccagcaagaaaattgcaccaacatacatctcttcacttgtctcaaactatctcccaactcgacacctccgttctgcacaagatctacgtctctcctacaccctcatcacatcctcccattcccggttacaggatttttttccgggctgcacccactttgtggaattccctccctcgcacagtaagactttcctctagtcttcaaaccttcaagcgttcactgaaaacccacctcttcagacaaggttatgatattcctcaaccaccatcttaatctccctaggttaccctgttaccacactctacacagctaacgcaagacaacaaccctctgaccaacattgcaacacacacagcccactcagtacttttacctttgcattttagcgggtccagtgtgcaatatgatgtagcacatgcccttgtgtttcaaactcctgttgtcccatagattgtaagcttgcgagcaggattctcttacctctctgtctgcatgtattacccagtattgttttattaatgtttgttcccaattgtaaagcgctatggaatttgctggcgctatataaataaatgttgatgataatgatgatgacttccTGCTAAATATGCATTCATCACACCCCTTGATAGCGGGTGGGCTCTTCACAaataaataaagtacttaatcccTGATCAACCACATAGAAGTTATATTCAAAGCTCTCTAGCCAGGTGAAGGAAAGTCTTCAACCTTAGCATGATATGTTAACTGGATATAATACAGctacattgtattttatatatcctGCACTAAATATCAATCTGGATATCATAAAAACAGAGAGTGAAATGGATATGCAGCATAGAGAGCAAACTAGGCGGTACTGTACAAGTACTCATGctgtagaattattattatttatacattattgacagggtagggcagggtttcccaaacccagtcctcagggctccccaacagtgcaggtttttcatatctccttgctggagcacaggtgtaatcattactgactgacacattgtaacagatccacaggtggtcctaattatgtcagatgtgatccagaaaacctgcactgttggggagccctgaggactgggtttgggaaaccctggggtAGGGTATTCAATAAGTGGGTAGCGGCACAGAAGAAATCTTGTAGGCAGGAATGAGAGATAGATATCAACATATATACTGAGAACTACACCTTTAACCGTGCATTTgtccacaattaaaaaaaataaaaataagcagtGCACTAGCCGTGCAGAacaagagaagtagtactgtgctaATCCATCCCAAAAAAACGATGAATAATTTCAGAGATAAAAAAATACATGATCAAGCCCTTAAGCAACAGAGCTGTCTATGGAAATAGTTTACATTTATACCCATTTAAATAATATGTGTAACCTCATGTCACGATACTTTGCGGGCTTGCAGGTTTATCATGTTTAttgctaattaaataaatatataccgtGCGTCTATTGTCATTCACTTAAGACCCCAAATAAAGTTTTCTAGAACCagctaaaaaaacattttgaaatggAATTAATAGTGTTTGCAGTTCCTGCAGTAGGATTTATGTTATCTATGGAGTTGAAGAAAATTCTGGGTCAGTAACATTACCTTGGTTGGCCCGTAATCATGATGCCTCCTTCATCCAACGCTCCTAAAACTGAAAAGTTAGTACTGCGTTTCAGTTTATATTTTCACAATACTCTCCACCCCCCCCCGTATGTGGTTGTGTAAAGATTGCACCATTGAAGAATTAGTATGTG
Above is a genomic segment from Mixophyes fleayi isolate aMixFle1 chromosome 11, aMixFle1.hap1, whole genome shotgun sequence containing:
- the LOC142106790 gene encoding uncharacterized protein LOC142106790, yielding MITGQPSSSRSIRLRAAVAASINVSTLFLLIAISTNHWANGFRRIEFAGLWKFCTSEVCISHADIIHAKVLLTCSFIVALLTCIGVIVAWWYDVSNIKMAIAKCTIFLVIVELGGMISATIYFCLLFESIAYGLVLGWVAAVLMCVAFGLSFYHAKIEPDQDSPTPEVKPEGDNIQPPPAYMADPPPSYMADPPPSSIIVS